DNA sequence from the Kwoniella dendrophila CBS 6074 chromosome 11, complete sequence genome:
AAGAGCGTGCTGAGCAGATGCACCAGTATCTTAAAGATACTTTACCGAAGGGTACAGGTGTGAACTTTGTTGCTCATTCCATGGGAGGATTAGATTGTCGACATTTGATATCAACCATTAAACCTACAAGTTATACCCCCCTTTCCTTGACCACTATCGGAACACCTCATCGTGGATCACCATTCATGGACTGGTGTGCAGCAAATATAGGTGTGGGATCAGTTGCCGCTGCTGCAACAGCTGCTTTGGCTGgtggaaaagcaaaatcattattaccatatTCACTGaaatcaccattattatcaagacCACCTATAGATGGCGTAAAACAGAAATCAGATGCTTTTGGTAGTTTAGCAGCTGGATTAACATCATATTTATTAAATATATTCGATTCACCTGCATATTCAAATCTAACTACATCATTCTTAAGAGATCATTTTAATCCTTCAACACCAGATTCACCACATGTTAAATACACATCTGTTGCAGGTAGAGTATCGAAATTATCTGTTCTACATCCTTTATGGTTTCCTAAAGTAGTTTTAGATGCAGCAGCTGAAAATGGATATgcagaagatcaatcaaatatcttACATGGACCTGATGGGAAAAGAACTTATGAAGGCAATGATGGTTTAGTCTCAGTAACTTCAGCGAAATGGGGTGAATATCTAGGTGCTGTAGATGAATGTCATCATTGGGATTtgagaggtgaaggtggtttattcCCTCAAGGTTTAGCAGGTAACAATAATAAAAAACAGCAGcaagacgaagaagaatatgCCGAGGAGAGTCAAGCTGAATGGTTATCAAAAAATACATCAGATAATCAACATTTAGGTACAGGTATTGGCTTAAATGCAAATCCTTTGACAAATCCTGgagaagctgttgaagaagctttatcgAAATTTGAATTCAAAAAACAATTTGaaaattcaggtaaacctGAAAGAGTcaactcttcttcatcttcgccaacttcatctggatcttcttcttcttcttcttcgtgGGATATAGCACAAGTTGGACAAGTTATAGATTGGGTATCAGATTTTTTACCCggtgatgaaaataaaaataaaaatagTGAAATTAGTAAAAAACAATTAAGAGAAGCTACGATGgaaaaagctgaatctgaaattaaatcaggtgaattagatacCAGCTCAAATAacgataaaggtaaaaatataAAgcataaatttgatttagctaGATTTTATGGTGGTTTAATGATCAAATTAAGGGAAGATGGTTATTAATTCATTGTCACTGTTTTAAACTAGATTTAGACTAGAGGATAGATAAATATACACAGAAGAATATATAAAGGTAGAAGGATTTGCGAGACGGCGGGAGAGTAACTGGAAAGGTTCAACACATTACATTTAAATCAATCTTTGCATACAAATTTATATATCTGTAAACACTTCAACGTTGTAATAATATCATGTCATACATGTCCAATCTTATAAAAAGGATCTAAAAGTCTATAAATACTTTATAATGTCAATCATCGCCGAAGTGAGCCTGATTTAGCTGCGTTATTTGATTCTGCAGTGAGATATCAGACACACGTCAACTAATagagtaaaggtaaagtggaggttgttcGTCATGTTCGCGACTGTCATTACAAGTTGTGATATATAATCTGTTGCTATGGATCTTTAATGTTCTTTATACTTAATTATACATCAACAATGACATGTCAATCTTGCCAGTATGACAGATTTTTTAGAAGAAAGGGAAATCAATAATCTTAGACATAAAACATTATCAGTATATCACTCCAGACTATATACACTCTTGACATTTTTGAATTCAATACGTCAACATAACGATCAAGAGTATGACAAACCGATTCTCAAATCAAGCGATTCATCAACATACAAAAACTTGCTAGAAAATACAATATGTACTTTTAGGTCTCTACATGATGAGTCTCAGCtgagaaagaagctgaaaaactGTAATGTGAAAAATGGTTTATCGCAACAGGAAATCATCGATTTAATATTAAGGgatttatctaaatcttaTGAAAAGAATGTCTTGATTACTGGTAATAAGGTCAGTATCAACTAAATCCACCAGATACCCCAGTTGAGTGTAGCTGAATTAATAAACTTGTGTGTAAAAAGTTTccttcaattgaattacccATAAACATTTCAAGACCAAATGTCGATAATAGACATGTTAATTCACCAAGCAGTGTTTTAAGAGGTAAAGAATGGAGATTATTAAGAGCTAGGTATGTTAGTCTCACTTGTTGTCTGATTGGTGGTCCAATGTCACAAGCTAATCAAAGCTATTGCTTGCACGCCCACAGAATTGGCGATGAAGCATTTCGTTTAATCCTAACTTCCACTTCACTATTTTTACCAATTGGAAATAATTGTTTTATACAGTTAAGCGGTACACCAATATATGATCTGTATGATCATTCGAAGATTGCTGAATTTGACGATACTTTGATAAAAGATGGAACCGAAACTTCTCATGAGGTAGATGAGGGGGTTGTGTCAGGTTGTAGAGgtaagaaaaggaaaagaaagatgtcAGCGATAGACGGAGGTATGAAGCAAAAATCACCAGTAAATGCAAAGTTAGTTTTCCCCTTTGAGAAAGCCCCCCGGGGAAGTGTAGCTGATGCTCCTGCTTAGAGGTACAGCAGACATCAAAATACCTAGACAACGGATATACTATGGACGCCCAGCGAGGACCAGTAATGGAAAGATCATGTACGGCTTGCCACCAACTCGTAAGCTCACTTATCACACGCATCATTACTTCAGCTGAGTACAAAGTATGGTAAAGACACACTTCACAAGCTATCTAGTATGACTGGCCATCTACCAGATATTCAATACCTGAAATTCGCTCAAACCGTCCTCCCTTCACTGTTCCATCGTTCAATCGATGATCGGTTGAGAGTTAAGGGTAATCCAGAAAGGATAGAAGGTATTTTGGGTATGGTCAAAGAGCTTGTAGCTAGATATAGGAAAATAGATTTTAAAGATTTGTTGAGAAGAAGCAGGAAATCTAACGATATCGTAAGCTGATTCAAACGTCAGAACGTACATAAACAGCTAACTTATGTGATTATCTTAGCAATTATCACAGGCAAGCTGTTTGGGGCTTCTTTGTTGTCTGGTATCAAGCTGATAGTTCTTTTACATAGTCCGTCTACACGACTAAACTCTCTAGGGAAGAATCTAATCTACCCGTGACTCAAGCTCTGCCCAGTACATTAGGCTCACAGACCGATCAAAAGCTCAAAAATGTCAAGGTCCATGAGCAATGCCTTCCACCTTTGCTTGAGGCAGTACCTCATGGTCAAGTGAGTACCGCTCTAGACTTAAAATTGCCGTCAGACAACTCATCGTGGCTCAATAGGTATGTCGATTTCTCACACTGGTATTTCACAACCTCTTCTCAAAGGAGATCATGGGCGGCCAAAAGAATCACGACGTGATATCAACACGTGAGTGAGGTGATACGAGTGATAGGATAGCTATCCTAGATAGAGCTAGGGCTGATTTGTGTTTCAAATTAACTGTACACTAACACAGATATTAGGCGGTTCGTTAGAATGAAACAGTATGAGCCTGTCAACCTCCACTCTCTAGTGCAAGGCGTTCGATCGAAGGACTTTGAATGGCTTACCATCCACTCAGATATCAAACAACGTGTGAATGTCACTGAAGCGGAGAAGAGAAGCAGTCTAGCGGCAGACCTTGTTCTTTGGATCTTCGAGGGATTTCTCATACCATTATTGCGCGTACGTTCAATCAGCTGAAATGATTCCTGCCTTCAATTCCagctgataatctatttgacACAGAACACGTTCTACATTACGGAAACTTCCACAACTCGATATGAAACAGTATTCTATATCCatgaagaatggaaaaaagcCACCAAACCTCATTTGGAAGGACTGAAAACCGACTTGCTTGTCGAGCTGAACAAAGTAAGCTTTGGAATTGCGATTCCTTGGTGGTTTTTATAAGCTGACTAGAAAGCGGATGTGTATAGAACGAATCCTACTTCGCTCAACAAGGTCCATTGGGTGTATCAGCTGTGAGATTGATACCTAAACCTACAGGATTCAGACCCATTGTAAATCTTGGAAAAAAAATCGTGCGTTTCCACTTGACCTCGGTGGCCAGCACATTGCTGTTTTGCATTCCTACTGAATCAATGTATACTGGCAGAAACCACAGAGTGTCCTTGGAATACCGATTGTCGGCTTTGGCGGGAAGACAGGTATGACAGCCAATCAGATCTTGACCGGTGTTCATAAAGTCTTGACGTTTGAAAAGGTAGAGCTTCCCGAAGATAATCGgaatatcaagctgatttataaTTCTGCAGGACCGTCATAAATCACTGCTTGGCGCTTCCTTGTTCGGCACAAATGAGATCTTTACACCTGTTCAGGCTTTGAAGTCGGAATTGCTGGCAAAACATACCAAATTGTGCGTCGTGTTATCTTCGTAATAACGAGTGCAGATTAGTAAGCTGATTACAGGTGGTAGACCGAAATTGTACTTCGTCAAGATGGATATTAAAGCTGCTTTTGATACCATAAAACAGGACAAAATGATCGAGGTCGTTTCGAGCCTTCTAGACAAGGTAAGCTGCGAAATCAGAGCAGATGTTCATCAGCTTATTCGTCTAAGTATCAGAACCACGATTATTGCTTGATGCTATATTGTCTGTTATTACCACCTGCAAGTAAGGCTTCTCAGGGTGCCGCAAGAAGGTTGTTCAAATCCAAAGCTGTGATTGATGGTCAGTGTTTCTCAGCTTGTTACAAATTTTCACTTATACCGAATTATTAACCTATGCGGATAGGTCATCTTGCTTCCTCTTTCGGTGAACATGCTCAAGGTATAGCGGAGCCTCTTCGAAACGCTGTTATCGTTGATCTTGTAAGTGGCGATATGGTCTCGATACCTGGTATTGACCTTGAGCTGGCATATCTTCTGAATAACTGAATACCGTTTCTTTGCCTAGGTTCGGCGAAAACAAATCACCAGGGAATCATGCATCGATCTTCTCAGAACTCATATACAAAATAACGTGTGGCAAGTAAGTTGGCCCTTGGAAATATCTTAGCTGTCGATTCAGCTTTGTCGGACCTGAAGCCACAATATTAGAGGCTGATCCACATACTCCAGGTCGGCAAGAACTTGTACAAGCAGAAGATCGGTATACCACAAGGTTCAAAGGTATCTTCTCTTTTGTGttccttcttctattcttCTCTGGAGAACGAGTACCTACAATTTACCAGACAAGAAGGATCAGTAAGTAAAAAACCTGCTTTTGCCTGATTGCACTCATGCTTAGGCTAATATGTATCGACTGCACACAGCGTCTCTTAAGATACATCGACGATTTCCTATTCATAACGGATTCTGAATCTTTAGCCAGAAGGTTTGTCGATATAATGGCCTCAGGATTCCCGTCTTATGGTGCAGAGGTGTCAATAAGCAAAACTTTGTTGTCATTTGAATGCGAAACAAAAGGTCAAATGGGTTCGATCGCCGATGTAGATGGCGATGGAGAAACATGTAAGCCCCTGCCGTACTTTATTCTTGGCAGAGAGACTTTTGCATTAGCTGATCACTTCACTGACAAACCCCGTATCAAATAGTATTTCCATATTGCGGATTTCTATTGAATACTAAAACCTTGGACATCATGGGTGATTATCCCAGGTCACTGAGTGGCCGTGAGTATGATCTTGCGCTAGTACATGAGTGTTGTATGCCTGAATCGCTCACAGCATCGCCGCGCTTACCCAAACAGCTGTAAAACAATCATTTGCACTTCGATCAGATCGTCGAAGAGGATCTGCTTTTATAGGATGGTTCAGTCGCCAATTGGAGAATCGAAATCAAGTAGCTTATGTAAGTATAATATGATACATCGTTAACTGTGGTGATAAGGCTAACCTAGAAGGAATGATATTTGCAGCTTGATACGTTACACAACAGGATGTATACAGTGCATCtgaacatcttcatcaatttcgcTCTGACCAGTATGAAAATACCATATTACTTCAAATCTGAAGATATTTTCAATGCAAAACGAGATCAATCTATAGCAGGTGAGCATATGTCAAGTTGGTCGATATTTACCATCAACTGACTGCTGTGCATGTGATATCGCAGACTCGTTGATCGCTTCCGCTGAGTATACATATCTAGCAGGAAGAGCAAGAGTAATTCATGCTAGTAGAGCTGACGAAAGGCGTGATCATTACGGTATTAGAAGGATagatttcatcttgtaaGTCCTACGTCCTCAAATGCTTCGACAGGCTAATAAACAATTGGATACCCGACAGTCTGGCCTTGAGTGCTGTTATGAGAGTATtgagaaagaaaacaagatttAAAGGTATTGTAGATATACTTGAAATACAactgaagaacaagaagcaCCGAGGACTGAGAAATAAATTGAACAAGGTCATTCAGAAAGGATGGGAAGCTGTCGAAGATGCTcaatattgattgtatatgATTACCGGTCCTGTTGTATGCAATCCGCATTTATGTGATTTGTTTAGGGGTTTGGCACATAACCATCGTAAATGTTCAATTTGTCATGCGATCATTGTGTATCTGCGGACCACGAATAATGTTTGTTATATCATGAGGCGATGCATCCCAATATACAAGATCCCGGAACAAAGATGGAATAGTTtattcgtcatcttcttcttcagcatcaccatcaccaccagCAGCAGCCTTAgctctctttctctttactCGACCGGCTCTACCACCACCGTATGGTGAGTTGAGGGCGTAGTCGATGTGTCTGAGAGTGAGGAAAAAGGGTgaaaatatcagcttctcGTCGATTGACCGATGGATAAATTAGTGTTTATAATACTCACTTTTGGGAATCAAGTCTGACAACGAAAGAAGGAACGTTGACGATTTGTTTACCGACTCTAATGTGTCTTTGTCTGATGAGGACTCTGGCGTGGTGAACTGATTTGGCAAGTCTATTGTAAATGAAAAGAACGGTCAGTCTACTAAATCGTTCAATTATCGTATTTTAACGATGGTGAATCCGATAACATGtagaaagaaagatgggaaaaggaaaggatcGAGCCCAACTTACCCAAGTTTGAAAACTTGAGTttgtaatcttctttccaagAAATCTTCAGTTTTAAGTGCCAAGACATAATCTAATCTCATTCTAGTATCATCAAGCACACCAATTCTTACTAATCTTCTAATTAAAGCATTACCTTCGAAAAGTCTTTTTggatctttatcatcaagtTTTAAAAGTTCTCGAGCAGCTCTTCTGATTTTGGATAAAGTCAATTGAATTCTCCAGATTTCTCTTTTGTTTCGGAGACCGTATTCACCAGCGagctatgatgatgaaaatgaataatCAGCGTCGTATATACGTATAGAAAGCTTGAAGTATGCGCCTtggagaaaagaaggatttcAAGAAGGTATGGGCATATCGTTTCTAACTATTTCTTCTACTCCTTTTCCGTCCAGTATTTGAGTGGTCATAAACCAATGTGATGATAATTGACATAGTTGATGCTTGTTCTATCCTCCATTCCCGACCCTAACGATATGACCATATTCCTTCTATTCCTCCTTTTTTCAAGTGTGCTCCTTGGATATCGAATTTCGAATTATAGACTAACCTTGAGCTCGGCATCGAGACGAGCGGCCTCGTAAGGTCTTTTTGGAACCTTGTAGGTTTTGGATTGCTTTCTTGGAGCACTGTTGTTATGAAAAAAATAAATTTTTCCATTAGTACAACTAGTCTAAACTCCCATCTCTTTTTCCTATATCATTCATTCTTAATGCTGGAAAATGTCGAAACTTACGATACCATCTGTAAAGATTTATTGAGTCAGTCAAGTTATCTTCAGAAGAATCAGTGATAGGTATTACTTACTTTTAAACTTGctggatgaagaaggagagaTCTATAAACCTACAACGAAGTTTTCAATAAAGTTGATATGAATGATCGTGGTGGACGAAAGCACGAATGGCACACAAGCTAGAGGCAGTAAGCTGCAAGCAGTAAGCAGTAAGAGGGAAATGGTAGGGGTGAGTGAGTACGGAGAGCTGCATTCAGACGACAACAGTCTACCTTGTACTTGGTGAAAACCTGCACTTGCAAAATACCATAATCCCGCGGCGTTATTAACAAGGAAAGCTACGGTGAGCTGATTGAACGAAAGTATCGGATCATCCTTAACTCCGATAGGGAAGTCAGGTATTTGATTCCGCTTTCACTGTAGTTCATCGAGTTAATTTTCGCTTTTACCCTGGCTATGCTTACAGTTTTACAGCTTACAACCGACAAGGATACTCATTACTCTCACCGTACATACACCCTTTGCTTCCTCTGCCTTGGTAGCTGACACTCCCACAACCCCTCTGCTCGTTGTTGTCGATATTCAATTTGACGTTTTTTAGACCTTTTGTGTTGATCTTTGTCCTTCAATCTCTCTCGTAGACTTTACCAGATCCACGCAAGAGGTAAGCATATCACTTTCAGTCATTCAGCATCACCCCTCATCTTGTCAAACtatcaaaaaatcaacattCAACCAACCACCggtttatcaatatcatcacatATCAGAATTCGTAGAACAGGACGGATTATTGACTTTGCTTTTACTTCACCCGTCGTTatagatcattcaaaatgcCTCACTCATTCGGTTCAAGGGCGCGAACACGTCACATGTTCTCTAGGAACTTCAAGGGTGGGTTATATTCTTTTTGTTGGGAAAAATAGAGATGTTCATGGATGTATAGAATAGAATGCTGATGATACCTATTCCTCCTTGTCTCCCTTCTACAATCATAATTATACTACATCGACGAAAACTCTCAACGGATCAAATTTGGGTCATGATCTCGTCTACTGGATACTGTTGATATTTGGATTACTATGCGGTGATGGAAATTGGGATATACAGAACATGGTTCACCAAACTTAACCACCTTCCTTAAGACCTACCGAGTCGGAGATATCGTTGACATCAAAGCCAACGCTTCTCAACAAAAGGGTATGCCCCACAAATGTGAGTTGATGATTTCGTTACAATCTTCTCAAGGCAATCACTGATATGTTTCCAACTTGCAATCTGAATAGTCTACCACGGTAAAACTGGTATCGTCTACAACGTTACTCCAAGAGCTGTCGGTGTTATCTGTTACAAAGTAGTTAACGGTAGATACCTTGAAAAAAGAGTCAACATTAGAATTGAACACATCAAACACTCTAAATGTAGACAAGAATTCTTAGACAGAGTTAAATCAAACGCTGCTAAAAAGAAGgaagctaaagaaaaaggtgaacaCGTTGTACTTAAAAGACAACCTGCTCAACCAAGAGAATCAAGACACGTTTCAATCTCAAACAACGCCCCTGAAACTCTTACTGTCCGACCATGTGAGTTTTCTCAATCTTCTCTTCATTATTGTTGAGTTTCTCTATATATGTGAATGTCATACTGATGTCACTGTAACCAACTCTGATAGACGAAACCACCATCTAAGCGTTGGATCACTGCAGTATTTTTGGGATGGTTTGTACGATGCGATATGGATCACATATAAAAAAGAACTGTCCAGTTTAGATAACACTCTCTCATACAAGGAAAGCATGAGGATAGGAATTTACGCTAGCATAAGAGTGATCGGTACAAAGAAGGACGAGGACAGAGACACAACAAGCGTATCAGTTGTGGTCAGGTCTTTGATATGGACTGCCCAATCTGCTTAAGCTGTCACGAACATAGTACAGAGCGCAAAATGCGATACATCTCCGTTAATATATACTGTAAAATGGTGTTCCATTACCCAAACCTTTCCCTTGCTAGCGCTTTGAACCTAGAAGACCAGACCTTAGATGAGCTTTTCAACATATGGCCATCAATTGTTATTTTCACTCACATATCCATTGTTGCACTTTCCTTTGCTTTCCGTTCCATCAATCTCTCTGAATCTGCTGCTCTGCGATCTTGCATTGCGAaatctttcttatcttgtCTACGTGATTGAGCCTGCTCTCTCGCTTTTAGCCTGTATATATAAAATCAGGAAGTCAAAGATTGTTAGCTTTATAGCTTCAGGTCAATCTTGTTTCCCTTGTCATTGCGACGTTATATTCCAAAAACTATGGGCTTGAGCACAACTTACGCAGCAGCAAAACTACCACCCTCTCCCATTAAagtattatcatcaacttccaaACCAGCAGTCGTATCTTTATCTCGAtattttttattttcttgatttattgctcttctttcctcaaatttaccttctttaccacctgatttaGGTATGAGTTCATCTGCTTTATTATACATTTCTTTATACTTTAATTTCCTTTCtgatttttgttgatcttttgatatttcatAAGCATATTGTCtatctgatgaagttggCATCGAAGGTCCTAATGCTCTTCCATTTCCTATAGAAGGTCCAATTGAATTACTTGATCCATATGATATTACAGATTCAGGTTCTACACCTTTACGTATTGATGAATGTGTTGAACGTGCTACATCTTTTCTGATACTTgctaaagatgaatctgCTTTAGAAGCAAAAGACCATTTATATCCTGTATTTTCTGATGCTGATGTACCTGCAGGtggatgatattgattgGGTTTCAATAATCCATCATTCCATTTCTAAGAAACGATTTAATCAGCTTAGCATGATAAGGTAGAATGCCTATTTGCTATACTCACTCGTACAAATTTTCGAAAGTATTTATGTGCAGACTCAGATGACATTTCGTCCAAGTACTGCGAATGATGTTAGCTTGGATCGAACGTACAAGACAGCGGACTATAATAACTTacctttcctctttcttcctttaGCCAGGCTTTGAATTCACTAGATTTCAAGCTAAGCTAAGACGATCAGTCTATATCCTGATAAAGGGTTTTGCCAGCATGATTTCGCTTGGGATCTttatattcaacatcacATCAAGTATAAAACTCACAAATAATCCTCTTCTCCAATTTCCTTCACACCCATGTCTCGTAGATCTACACCATTATCCTCATCCGATACTGAAGCCTCCCTCTCCTTATTCCTCTTATTGGATCTTTTATACTCATCATCCCTATCTTTATGTCTATCTCTCCCTCGCTCTCGCTCATTTGGAGAAGCTGATCTATCCTTATATCGTCTTTCCCTATCCCTGTTCCTGTCGCCAGAACGATCGTGATATTTTCTATCcctatctctttctcttgatgTTGAACGTGATCTTGATCTGGGCATGTTGACAAGCCATTCCAGATGTGAGCATCAATGCGAAACAGCATAATGTAGaaaatatacagtatattatcCTGTCCTCCCTTACTTCAACATGCCTTGTTCTCCCTCCACCTTAAGCAGAGCGAGAAGAGGGCTGCTTCCAGCGGAAGTGGTAACTTCATTAAGGGAAACCCGTTTATCTGAAATTGTGGAAGACCGTCCGTGATTGATTTTTATAAGTTTCTTACATTCTCGATTTCACTCAATTATTCATTCAGATAGCGATTTAGCACTTCACGATAATTATATCTGCTTCTACACTTACAAAAAATCCCTACTGAATTTGGAAACAGGAAAGTAACAATGTCATCTTCACCCTCTACACCCTCAACAGGAAACAGATCAAATAGACCACCACCTCTAGAACATATCAATTCACATCATAGTCAAACGCCCTCTCGCCAAAATGAcgatccaccttcatcagggaaagagaaagattcaAAAACTGCCAATTCAGGTGGAAGTTCAATGAGCGTTCAGTTTCCAGGAGGACTATACCTACCAGCTGTTAAAGGTACAATAGGCGGTATAGGTAAGTTCAGTTGAATTCATATTTACCATATCTTACTGTCGCGTTTAGTGCAGTAGTTGATGATTCTCCCATATTTAGAGTCACCAAGAAAACATATGCGTAACTCGCCTAGCATTTCAACGGTAAGTAGAAACCCAACTTTGTATCACAGCAGCATAATTTGTTTGAATAGCTATTCAATCTTTAATATTATCTTTTCACCGATACTAAACTGAGAATCATGATCTATAGTTACGTGAAGGTCAATCGTCTACGCCAACTTCATTTAACTCAATGTCAACTCCAACCGCAAAACCGTCCGATCAGGAGCAAGAACACGAAGGGGAGGAAATACCAGAACCACCTCCATATAGTAAAGCTATATTCAGAAGTGATCCAACGATAAAAAGTTGTTTAACTGGATTAAAAATGGA
Encoded proteins:
- a CDS encoding 40S ribosomal protein S9; the protein is MVSAPRKQSKTYKVPKRPYEAARLDAELKLAGEYGLRNKREIWRIQLTLSKIRRAARELLKLDDKDPKRLFEGNALIRRLVRIGVLDDTRMRLDYVLALKTEDFLERRLQTQVFKLGLAKSVHHARVLIRQRHIRVGKQIVNVPSFVVRLDSQKHIDYALNSPYGGGRAGRVKRKRAKAAAGGDGDAEEEDDE